The Acanthochromis polyacanthus isolate Apoly-LR-REF ecotype Palm Island chromosome 2, KAUST_Apoly_ChrSc, whole genome shotgun sequence genome contains a region encoding:
- the LOC110959154 gene encoding zinc finger BED domain-containing protein isoform X2 — MEETSRRRSVVWSFFKITDCESVQCLLCSSFLQKNMNGSTTSMLRHLRVKHPTLVRNGQVSETTTSSDMQDMDVDEEQQFCSVEVVLEDGDSDVTAPVNEADMTSADINGLLDVSQDGPAEQMTRSEADDDRPVLRTQHKRSLIWRYFELLDSLNAARCRICKKKLQYSYGGTSNLRRHLSKRHPKVFSALVANGQQTPTLNPSQDSKTNGDTDETFRMTEQRRLPGALKVSGASEGERRVFRRERELIEALRRAQKEEARALEHQRELLERLRAADAREAAAEREKIESLRKAQQEEANELSRQREELQKEKAELHKKWEELQQEREGLLLLSRGQ; from the exons ATGGAAGAGACTTCTCGGAGGAGAAGTGTCGTCTGGAGTTTCTTTAAAATCACAGACTGTGAATCGGTCCAGTGTctcctctgcagcagcttcttgcagaaaaacatgaacGGCTCCACCACCTCGATGCTGAGACACCTGCGGGTCAAACATCCCACACTGGTCAGAAACGGACAAGTGTCTGAAACTACCACCAGCAGCGACATGCAGGACATGGACGTAGACGAAGAACAACAGTTCTGCTCCG TTGAAGTGGTGCTGGAGGACGGAGACTCTGACGTTACTGCCCCAGTAAATGAAGCTGACATGACTTCTGCTGATATCAATGGACTCCTGGACGTTTCACAAGATGGTCCAGCAGAGCAAATGACACGTTCAGAGGCGGATGATGATCGCCCTGTATTACGCACACAACACAAACGCAGTTTGATTTGGAGGTACTTTGAGCTCTTGGACAGCCTGAACGCTGCTCGCTGTCGCATATGCAAGAAGAAGTTACAGTATTCATACGGCGGCACCAGCAACCTGCGTCGACACTTGTCCAAGAGACACCCGAAGGTTTTCTCTGCACTAGTAGCCAACGGGCAGCAAACACCAACATTAAACCCATCACAGGATTCAAAGACTAATGGTGACACTGATGAGACCTTTAGGATGACAGAGCAGAGACGACTTCCTG GTGCATTGAAGGTTTCAGGAGCCTCTGAAGGTGAAAGGCGAGTGTTCAGGAGGGAGAGGGAGCTGATAGAAGCTCTGAGGAGGGCGCAGAAGGAGGAGGCTCGAGCTCTGGAGCATCAGAGGGAGCTGCTGGAGAGGCTGCGTGCAGCTGATGCCAGAGAGGCAGCTGCAGAAAGGGAGAAAATAGAGTCTCTGAGGAAAGCACAGCAGGAGGAAGCCAACGAGTTAAGtagacagagagaggagctgcagaagGAAAAGGCAGAGCTGCATAAGAAATGGGAAGAGCTTCAACAGGAAAGAGAAGGACTTCTGTTGCTTTCCAGAGGAC
- the thap11 gene encoding THAP domain-containing protein 11: protein MPGFTCCVPGCYNNSHRDRDLRFYTFPKDSTLRELWLRNISRAGVSGCFSTFQPTTGHRVCSVHFAGGRKTYSIRVPSLFPLRGVNERRSRRGRGRKVSAAVPAPAAAATSGIVVASVLGNTAEGAEGNAGGEASDDSITVVQIGQNGEYLGTARLPAQSEGTCYTAPITGDELIAEESPLDTGSTVHQQPVQYVSVTSSPLDHSYSLTTGTTSAELLRKLNEQRDIIALMEVKMKEMKATIRQLRVAEAKLQEEVRERDRLLYSPSVAVSVRKKM, encoded by the coding sequence ATGCCCGGGTTCACCTGCTGCGTCCCTGGCTGCTACAACAACTCACATCGGGACCGGGACCTGCGCTTCTACACGTTTCCTAAGGACAGCACGCTGCGGGAGCTGTGGCTGAGGAACATCTCCCGGGCCGGGGTCAGCGGCTGCTTCAGCACCTTCCAGCCCACCACAGGACACCGAGTCTGCAGCGTGCACTTTGCCGGCGGCAGGAAGACCTACAGCATCCGAGTTCCGTCCCTCTTCCCGCTGCGGGGGGTCAACGAGCGCAGGAGCCGGCGGGGCAGAGGCAGGAAAGTGTCCGCGGCGGTTCCTGCCCCCGCCGCTGCAGCGACCTCTGGGATTGTCGTCGCCAGCGTGCTGGGCAACACGGCAGAAGGAGCCGAGGGCAACGCCGGCGGCGAGGCGAGCGATGACAGCATCACCGTGGTTCAGATAGGCCAGAACGGGGAGTACCTGGGCACGGCGCGGCTGCCCGCCCAGTCAGAGGGGACTTGTTACACGGCGCCGATCACCGGGGACGAGCTCATAGCCGAGGAGTCGCCGCTGGATACCGGCTCCACCGTGCACCAGCAGCCGGTGCAGTATGTCAGCGTTACCAGCAGCCCGCTGGACCACTCGTACTCTCTGACCACCGGCACCACGTCGGCCGAGCTGCTGCGGAAGCTGAACGAGCAACGGGACATCATCGCACTGATGGAGGTGAAGATGAAGGAGATGAAGGCGACCATCCGCCAGCTCCGGGTGGCCGAGGCcaagctgcaggaggaggtgcGGGAACGGGACCGGCTGCTGTACAGCCCCTCGGTGGCTGTTAGCGTCCGGAAGAAAATGTGA
- the LOC110959154 gene encoding zinc finger BED domain-containing protein isoform X1, whose translation MEETSRRRSVVWSFFKITDCESVQCLLCSSFLQKNMNGSTTSMLRHLRVKHPTLVRNGQVSETTTSSDMQDMDVDEEQQFCSVEVVLEDGDSDVTAPVNEADMTSADINGLLDVSQDGPAEQMTRSEADDDRPVLRTQHKRSLIWRYFELLDSLNAARCRICKKKLQYSYGGTSNLRRHLSKRHPKVFSALVANGQQTPTLNPSQDSKTNGDTDETFRMTEQRRLPVETALENGDSDVTAPVNETDMTSADINGLLDVSQDGPAEQMTRSEADDNRSVGHTPHKRSLIWRYFEHLDSLNAARCRICMKKLQYSYGSTSNLRRHLLKRHPKVFSALVANGQQTPTLNPSQDAKTNGDTDETFRMTEQRRLPGALKVSGASEGERRVFRRERELIEALRRAQKEEARALEHQRELLERLRAADAREAAAEREKIESLRKAQQEEANELSRQREELQKEKAELHKKWEELQQEREGLLLLSRGQ comes from the exons ATGGAAGAGACTTCTCGGAGGAGAAGTGTCGTCTGGAGTTTCTTTAAAATCACAGACTGTGAATCGGTCCAGTGTctcctctgcagcagcttcttgcagaaaaacatgaacGGCTCCACCACCTCGATGCTGAGACACCTGCGGGTCAAACATCCCACACTGGTCAGAAACGGACAAGTGTCTGAAACTACCACCAGCAGCGACATGCAGGACATGGACGTAGACGAAGAACAACAGTTCTGCTCCG TTGAAGTGGTGCTGGAGGACGGAGACTCTGACGTTACTGCCCCAGTAAATGAAGCTGACATGACTTCTGCTGATATCAATGGACTCCTGGACGTTTCACAAGATGGTCCAGCAGAGCAAATGACACGTTCAGAGGCGGATGATGATCGCCCTGTATTACGCACACAACACAAACGCAGTTTGATTTGGAGGTACTTTGAGCTCTTGGACAGCCTGAACGCTGCTCGCTGTCGCATATGCAAGAAGAAGTTACAGTATTCATACGGCGGCACCAGCAACCTGCGTCGACACTTGTCCAAGAGACACCCGAAGGTTTTCTCTGCACTAGTAGCCAACGGGCAGCAAACACCAACATTAAACCCATCACAGGATTCAAAGACTAATGGTGACACTGATGAGACCTTTAGGATGACAGAGCAGAGACGACTTCCTG TGGAAACGGCACTGGAGAACGGAGACTCTGACGTTACTGCCCCAGTTAATGAAACTGACATGACTTCTGCTGATATCAATGGACTCCTGGATGTTTCACAAGATGGTCCAGCAGAGCAAATGACACGTTCAGAGGCGGATGATAATCGCTCTGTCGgacacacaccacacaaacGCAGCTTAATTTGGAGGTACTTTGAGCATTTGGACAGCCTAAATGCTGCTCGCTGCCGCATTTGCATGAAGAAGTTACAGTATTCGTACGGCAGCACCAGCAACCTGCGTCGACACTTGTTAAAGAGACACCCGAAGGTTTTCTCTGCACTCGTAGCCAACGGACAGCAAACACCAACATTAAACCCATCACAGGACGCAAAGACTAACGGTGACACTGATGAGACCTTTAGGATGACAGAGCAGAGACGACTTCCTG GTGCATTGAAGGTTTCAGGAGCCTCTGAAGGTGAAAGGCGAGTGTTCAGGAGGGAGAGGGAGCTGATAGAAGCTCTGAGGAGGGCGCAGAAGGAGGAGGCTCGAGCTCTGGAGCATCAGAGGGAGCTGCTGGAGAGGCTGCGTGCAGCTGATGCCAGAGAGGCAGCTGCAGAAAGGGAGAAAATAGAGTCTCTGAGGAAAGCACAGCAGGAGGAAGCCAACGAGTTAAGtagacagagagaggagctgcagaagGAAAAGGCAGAGCTGCATAAGAAATGGGAAGAGCTTCAACAGGAAAGAGAAGGACTTCTGTTGCTTTCCAGAGGAC
- the nrn1lb gene encoding neuritin 1-like b: MKSRPATVSVLLPIALLHSFVPVCFGAAIPISCGSIYKRFAQCLLTLGDSLAETKKDQSTQDIDAICRSWNAFHVCANSALAGCPGEPAAVWESLRQESRKTQFSGNLYAMCASRTTVPPSTVPAPQSPPTSDQSNQETLKGRADHHSPTLITLLFPVCCTLLVLISS; the protein is encoded by the exons ATGAAGTCCCGTCCAGCCACTGTGAGTGTGCTGCTGCCCATCGCCCTCCTCCACA GCTTCGTCCCTGTGTGTTTCGGAGCTGCAATTCCCATTTCGTGTGGTTCCATCTACAAGCGTTTTGCTCAGTGTTTGCTCACACTCGGGGACAGTTTGgcggaaacaaaaaaagaccagaGCACACAGGACATCGATGCTATCTGCAG GTCCTGGAACGCGTTTCACGTTTGTGCCAACTCGGCTCTGGCCGGCTGTCCTGGAGAACCAGCAGCTGTCTGGGAGTCTCTAAGACAAGAGTCCAGGAAGACACAGTTTTCTGGAAACCTCTACGCCATGTGCGCCAGTCGCACCACCGTCCCACCCAGCACCGTGCCTGCACCCCAGAGCCCCCCCACCTCAGACCAGTCCAACCAGGAGACTCTGAAAGGACGAGCAGACCACCACAGCCCCACCCTCATCACGCTGCTGTTCCCGGTCTGCTGCACACTGCTGGTTCTGATCAGCAGTTAG
- the gfod2 gene encoding glucose-fructose oxidoreductase domain-containing protein 2 translates to MLPGVGVFGTGSTARVLVPLLKAEGFEVHALWGRSEEEACCLAKELGIPFHTSQSDDVLLHQDVDLVCIYIPPSMTRQIAVKALGIGKNVVCEKAATAVDSFKMVTAARYYPQLLSVMGNTLRFLPAFVTMRQKLVEGYVGELQVCDVRVYGPSLLDQSYGWTCEELMGGGGLHTVGSAIIDLLSYLTGARAHRVHGLLRTFVQQNGLIRGIRRVTSDDFCFFQMLMGGTGSGSVCCTVTLNFNMPGSFVHEVMVVGSTGRLVARGTELYGQRNGSKGEELLLDDSGWVGPEVKEMPLPHLRGLSSMVKALRQSFQAHEERRSWARGPVAMAPTFEDGLYVQTVVEAVKRSSCSGEWECVEIMSQEPDPNHNLCEALQRNKN, encoded by the exons ATGCTGCCAGGAGTCGGTGTGTTTGGCACCGGGAGCACAGCCCGAGTGCTGGTCCCTTTGTTGAAAGCTGAAGGCTTTGAGGTTCATGCACTTTGGGGGCGAAGCGAGGAGGAAGCGTGCTGCTTGGCAAAGGAGCTTGGCATCCCGTTTCACACCAGCCAATCAGATGACGTCCTGCTGcaccaagatgttgatttggtTTGCATTTATATTCCACCCTCAATGACAAGGCAGATTGCAGTCAAGGCACTGG GCATAGGTAAGAATGTTGTGTGTGAGAAAGCTGCAACTGCTGTGGATTCATTCAAGATGGTGACGGCAGCCAGATACTACCCACAGCTGCTCAGCGTTATGGGTAATACCCTGCGCTTCCTGCCAGCTTTTGTCACAATGCGGCAGAAGCTGGTGGAGGGATATGTGGGCGAACTGCAGGTGTGTGATGTCCGGGTGTACGGCCCGAGCCTCCTGGACCAGTCGTATGGCTGGACCTGTGAGGAGCTGATGGGAGGAGGCGGCCTGCACACCGTCGGCTCTGCCATCATCGACCTTTTAAGTTACCTGACGGGCGCTCGAGCCCACCGGGTGCACGGTTTACTGCGGACCTTTGTGCAACAAAATGGTTTGATTCGTGGCATCCGCCGTGTCACCAGCGATGACTTTTGTTTCTTCCAGATGTTGATGGGTGGGACCGGCTCTGGCAGCGTGTGTTGCACTGTGACCCTGAACTTCAACATGCCGGGGTCGTTTGTGCACGAAGTTATGGTAGTTGGATCCACTGGGAGGCTGGTCGCCAGGGGGACAGAACTGTACGGTCAGCGCAACGGGAGTAAAGGTGAGGAGCTGTTGCTCGACGACAGCGGGTGGGTGGGACCGGAGGTGAAAGAGATGCCTCTGCCTCACCTGCGGGGGCTGAGCTCCATGGTGAAGGCACTAAGACAGTCTTTTCAGGCTCATGAGGAGCGCCGGTCATGGGCGCGAGGACCAGTTGCCATGGCGCCAACTTTTGAGGACGGTCTGTACGTGCAGACGGTGGTAGAGGCGGTGAAGCGGTCCAGCTGTAGTGGAGAATGGGAATGTGTTGAGATCATGAGTCAGGAGCCAGATCCAAACCACAACCTGTGTGAGGCTCTTCAGCGAAACAAGAACTAA